Proteins encoded by one window of Clostridium cagae:
- a CDS encoding tRNA1(Val) (adenine(37)-N6)-methyltransferase, with the protein MLENNLINLDTDEVIDDLQLKGLQLIQKVNGFKFGVDAVILSDFANVKNKYRVIDLCTGTGIIPFLLYGKYNPKEVYGLEIQEEMVNMAEKSVKLNALEDKITFIKEDLKNIEYLKKMDKFDVVTVNPPYKLNNAGIINPSDKLAIARHEVLCNLEDVIYASKVLLKDNGRMFIVHRPERLADIFTLMRKYKIEPKRVKMVYPKPGKAANIVLVEGQRDGGSYLKWDIPLYVHNEDGSYTKQIDKIYGRI; encoded by the coding sequence ATGCTTGAAAATAATTTAATTAATTTAGATACAGATGAAGTTATAGATGATCTACAATTAAAAGGTCTACAATTAATACAAAAGGTTAATGGATTTAAATTTGGTGTAGATGCTGTAATATTATCTGATTTTGCAAATGTTAAGAATAAATATAGAGTTATTGATTTATGTACAGGTACAGGAATAATACCATTTTTGTTGTATGGAAAGTATAACCCCAAAGAGGTTTATGGACTAGAGATACAAGAAGAAATGGTTAATATGGCAGAGAAAAGTGTAAAATTAAATGCGTTAGAAGATAAGATTACATTTATAAAGGAAGATTTAAAAAATATAGAGTATTTAAAGAAAATGGATAAGTTTGATGTAGTTACTGTAAACCCACCATACAAGTTGAATAATGCAGGAATTATAAATCCTAGTGATAAACTTGCTATTGCAAGGCATGAAGTTTTATGTAATTTAGAAGATGTGATTTATGCATCTAAAGTATTACTAAAAGATAATGGCAGAATGTTTATAGTACATAGACCAGAGAGATTAGCAGATATATTTACTTTAATGAGAAAATATAAAATAGAGCCCAAAAGAGTTAAAATGGTATATCCTAAACCTGGTAAGGCAGCAAATATAGTATTAGTAGAGGGGCAAAGAGACGGCGGTTCATATTTGAAATGGGATATTCCTTTATATGTTCACAATGAGGATGGATCTTATACAAAGCAAATAGATAAAATATATGGGAGGATATAA
- a CDS encoding C40 family peptidase: MRKKILAAMLATMIIAGSSAPAFATPGNQELSETRQKYAEIERNINEIQDKIYDLDAQIEPLEQTVSNNKKEVKNINTQIDNTTKDIGQCKEEITNLDLALGERLKAIYMSGNMEFSYLNFLFESESTSDFFTRAESLGRILGRDKKAIKEIAEKRDSLNEKITSLEDKKKEIDKLNAEVQVSLSELDVKKKDQEVLVEKTKDEKKKFDEEYLSQMERDVVKSQIDVINSSSSSLGDLKSAISQLRNIRDSQLKSPIVIEEVNAKIESGKSAVSQKEQEEEAKKAAAAAASANTPNRGNSGSTNVTVPSAGNAQAILNEAYNHLGKAYVYGATGPSNFDCSGFTQYVYRKAAGVDISRTTYSQIGVGVSVSRDQLQPGDLVFPHAGHVGIYVGGGNMIHAPQTGDVVKVSPVYNFYAARRIL; this comes from the coding sequence ATGAGGAAAAAGATTTTAGCTGCAATGTTAGCTACTATGATTATTGCAGGGTCTTCAGCGCCAGCTTTTGCTACGCCTGGAAATCAAGAATTAAGTGAAACAAGACAAAAATATGCTGAAATAGAACGTAATATAAATGAAATTCAAGATAAAATTTATGATTTAGATGCTCAAATAGAGCCGTTAGAGCAAACTGTTTCTAACAATAAAAAGGAAGTTAAGAATATCAATACACAAATTGATAATACAACTAAAGACATAGGACAATGTAAAGAAGAAATTACTAATTTAGATTTAGCACTAGGTGAAAGACTTAAGGCTATATACATGTCAGGAAATATGGAATTTAGTTATTTAAACTTCTTATTTGAATCAGAATCTACTAGTGACTTTTTTACAAGAGCAGAATCATTAGGTAGAATATTAGGTAGAGATAAAAAAGCTATAAAAGAAATAGCTGAAAAAAGAGATTCATTAAACGAAAAGATAACTTCATTAGAAGATAAAAAGAAAGAAATAGACAAGCTTAATGCAGAAGTTCAAGTAAGTTTATCAGAATTAGATGTTAAAAAGAAAGATCAAGAAGTATTAGTTGAAAAGACAAAAGATGAAAAGAAGAAATTTGATGAAGAGTATTTATCACAAATGGAAAGAGATGTTGTTAAATCACAAATTGATGTAATAAACAGCTCAAGCAGTTCTCTTGGTGATTTAAAATCAGCAATTTCTCAATTAAGAAATATAAGAGATAGCCAACTTAAGAGTCCAATAGTTATAGAAGAAGTAAACGCAAAGATTGAAAGTGGAAAGAGTGCAGTATCACAAAAAGAACAAGAAGAGGAAGCAAAAAAAGCAGCAGCGGCAGCAGCTTCAGCTAACACTCCAAATAGAGGAAACTCAGGTTCTACAAATGTTACTGTTCCATCAGCAGGTAATGCTCAAGCTATATTAAATGAAGCATATAATCATTTAGGAAAAGCTTACGTATATGGAGCAACAGGTCCAAGCAACTTTGACTGTTCAGGATTTACTCAATATGTGTATAGAAAAGCAGCGGGTGTTGATATATCAAGAACTACTTACTCACAAATAGGTGTAGGAGTATCTGTATCAAGAGATCAACTTCAACCAGGTGATTTGGTATTCCCTCATGCTGGACATGTTGGTATATATGTTGGTGGAGGTAATATGATTCATGCACCACAAACAGGTGATGTTGTAAAAGTATCTCCAGTATATAACTTCTATGCGGCTAGAAGAATTTTATAA
- a CDS encoding HAD family hydrolase, which translates to MLNNIKAAIFDLDGTLVDSMMIWQKIDIDYLKEKGHELPKDLKNDIIHLSFKQTATYFKNRFNIEDSVETILKHWHDMAFKYYSTNVKLKDGVKEFLDKLKSNNIKIGLATSNSNELLEVCLKANNIYDYFDSITTTGETEKGKDSPDVYLLAAKRLDTTPDKCVVFEDILPAIKSAKVAGMKVVAVKDEFSIDSKEDIINASDKYITSFFELI; encoded by the coding sequence ATGTTAAATAATATAAAAGCTGCAATATTTGATTTAGATGGAACATTAGTAGATTCAATGATGATTTGGCAAAAAATAGATATAGACTATCTTAAAGAAAAAGGACATGAATTACCTAAAGATTTAAAAAATGATATAATTCATTTAAGTTTTAAACAGACAGCGACTTATTTTAAAAACAGATTTAATATAGAAGATTCTGTTGAAACAATATTAAAACATTGGCATGATATGGCTTTTAAATACTATTCAACTAATGTAAAACTAAAAGATGGTGTTAAAGAATTTTTAGATAAACTAAAATCTAACAACATAAAAATAGGACTAGCTACAAGTAACTCTAATGAATTATTAGAGGTTTGTTTGAAAGCAAATAATATCTATGATTATTTTGATTCAATAACTACTACAGGTGAAACTGAAAAAGGTAAAGATTCTCCTGATGTATATTTACTTGCTGCTAAAAGATTAGATACTACCCCCGATAAATGTGTAGTATTTGAAGATATCCTACCTGCTATAAAATCAGCAAAAGTAGCTGGAATGAAAGTTGTTGCAGTAAAAGATGAATTTAGTATAGATTCTAAAGAAGATATTATAAATGCTTCTGATAAATACATAACTTCATTTTTTGAATTAATATAA
- a CDS encoding peptidylprolyl isomerase encodes MENKVLAIVAGNEIKDKDLDAVLNRYPQERRAMFQGEQGREALLEQVVAFELMRNFGKELKIDETEEYKNLVEGLAKEALTQLAINKVLADVTVTDEDVKKYYDDNSSMFINPPTVSAKHILVKTEEEATSIKEEIANGLAFEEAAKKYSTCPSKEQGGSLGNFGKGSMVPEFEKVAFESEVGKVSEPVKTQFGYHLILVEDKTESTTVPFDQVKDAVLKQLINERQQNKYLEMIKQLSDKYGVERK; translated from the coding sequence ATGGAAAATAAGGTATTGGCAATTGTTGCCGGAAACGAAATCAAAGATAAAGACTTAGATGCAGTACTAAATAGATATCCACAAGAAAGAAGAGCTATGTTCCAAGGAGAACAAGGAAGAGAAGCATTATTAGAACAAGTGGTAGCTTTTGAATTAATGCGTAATTTTGGTAAAGAATTAAAAATAGATGAGACTGAAGAATATAAAAATTTAGTTGAAGGATTAGCAAAAGAGGCATTAACTCAATTAGCAATCAATAAAGTATTAGCAGATGTTACAGTTACTGATGAAGATGTTAAAAAGTATTATGATGATAATTCAAGTATGTTTATAAATCCACCAACAGTTTCAGCAAAACATATTTTAGTTAAGACTGAAGAAGAAGCTACTTCTATAAAAGAAGAAATAGCAAATGGATTAGCATTTGAAGAAGCTGCTAAGAAATATTCAACTTGTCCATCTAAAGAACAAGGTGGAAGTTTAGGTAACTTTGGAAAAGGTTCTATGGTACCAGAATTTGAAAAAGTTGCTTTCGAATCAGAAGTTGGAAAAGTTAGTGAACCAGTTAAGACTCAATTTGGTTATCACTTAATATTAGTAGAAGACAAAACTGAAAGCACAACTGTACCGTTTGATCAAGTTAAGGATGCTGTGTTAAAACAACTTATAAATGAAAGACAACAAAACAAATATTTAGAAATGATAAAACAATTATCAGATAAATATGGTGTTGAAAGAAAATAG
- a CDS encoding uracil-DNA glycosylase yields MNNILKNDWNNYIGNEFEKDYYLKLRKNLAQEYKTKTIYPDMYNIFNALHYTAFDDVKVVILGQDPYHGPNQAHGLSFSVNPGVRTPPSLLNIYKELKDDIGCYIPNNGYLKKWADQGVLLLNTVLTVRAGEANSHKNIGWQIFTDNIIKVLNTREKPIVFILWGNNAIRKEELITNPKHHIIKSVHPSPLSASRGFFGSKPFSKTNEFLKNDNEIPIDWQIENL; encoded by the coding sequence ATGAATAACATATTAAAAAACGATTGGAATAATTACATAGGTAATGAATTTGAAAAAGATTATTATCTTAAATTAAGAAAAAATTTAGCACAAGAGTATAAGACAAAAACAATATATCCTGATATGTATAACATTTTCAACGCTCTTCATTACACAGCTTTTGATGACGTTAAAGTAGTTATATTAGGGCAAGATCCTTATCATGGTCCAAATCAAGCTCATGGGTTAAGTTTTTCAGTAAATCCAGGAGTTAGGACTCCACCATCACTTTTAAATATATATAAAGAATTAAAAGATGATATTGGATGTTATATACCTAATAATGGTTACTTAAAGAAATGGGCTGATCAAGGTGTTCTTTTGTTAAATACAGTGCTTACTGTAAGAGCTGGTGAAGCTAATTCACATAAAAATATAGGGTGGCAAATATTCACTGACAACATAATAAAGGTATTAAATACTAGAGAAAAACCTATTGTATTTATACTTTGGGGAAATAATGCAATAAGAAAAGAAGAACTTATAACAAATCCCAAACATCATATAATAAAATCAGTTCATCCTAGTCCTCTTTCTGCATCTAGAGGTTTTTTTGGTAGTAAGCCCTTTTCAAAAACTAATGAATTTTTGAAAAATGATAATGAAATTCCTATAGATTGGCAAATAGAAAATCTTTAG
- a CDS encoding DUF3785 family protein, with product MEYKFVYDDKEYLLSKENCDGIFLDSDNESEEIEGLSLDIVLNALSEGEVINFSKEFYGDKCYCDSQEKINKSYAYLEYHFYIYTKENKYVINTLCKEYENTSYNKLARAGKVDNSYIVSVVVCPCCGNYTIEIEQCTV from the coding sequence ATGGAATATAAGTTTGTATATGATGATAAAGAATATCTATTAAGTAAAGAGAATTGCGACGGTATATTTTTAGATTCTGATAATGAATCTGAAGAAATTGAAGGATTATCATTAGATATAGTTTTAAATGCTTTATCCGAAGGAGAAGTTATTAATTTTTCTAAAGAATTTTATGGAGATAAATGTTACTGTGATTCTCAAGAGAAAATAAATAAATCTTATGCTTATTTAGAATATCATTTTTATATTTATACAAAAGAAAACAAGTATGTAATAAATACACTGTGTAAAGAATATGAAAATACATCTTATAATAAGCTTGCTAGAGCTGGAAAAGTAGATAATAGTTACATTGTTAGCGTAGTTGTTTGTCCTTGTTGTGGTAATTACACAATAGAAATTGAGCAATGTACAGTTTAA
- a CDS encoding MogA/MoaB family molybdenum cofactor biosynthesis protein, whose translation MYTVGIITSSDKGYVGEREDKSGAVIKEIVENNDFEVVRQIILPDDKEMLSKEFMYMSDELNVNLILSTGGTGFSQRDITPEATRIVIEREAPGICEAIRYYSLQITKRAMLSRAISGIRGKTLIVNLPGSPKACKEALGFVLNDIKHGIDILIEKSKECARK comes from the coding sequence ATGTATACAGTTGGAATTATTACAAGTAGTGATAAAGGATATGTAGGCGAAAGAGAAGATAAAAGTGGAGCAGTAATAAAAGAAATAGTGGAAAATAATGATTTTGAAGTTGTAAGGCAAATAATTCTTCCTGATGATAAGGAGATGTTGTCAAAAGAATTTATGTATATGAGTGATGAACTTAATGTTAATCTTATTTTAAGTACAGGGGGTACTGGATTTTCTCAAAGAGACATAACTCCAGAGGCAACTAGGATAGTTATTGAAAGAGAAGCACCAGGGATATGTGAAGCAATAAGATATTATAGTCTTCAAATAACTAAAAGAGCAATGCTATCAAGAGCTATTTCTGGAATTAGAGGGAAAACATTAATAGTTAATTTGCCGGGAAGTCCAAAAGCATGCAAAGAAGCGTTAGGATTTGTATTAAATGATATAAAGCATGGAATAGATATTTTGATAGAAAAATCAAAAGAATGTGCAAGAAAATAA
- a CDS encoding GyrI-like domain-containing protein: MNYEVVNLKEKKVVGVTARTKNCDDNMTEIIGSLWQNLYEGGVYNTIKNKSNDKAIGIYSDYESDVNSEYSVTVGCEVSDAENIGEDTIVKVIPAGKYAKFIVHGQVQQAVNNFWQELWNMKLNRNYRCDFEEYQNCDMENAEIHIYISVD, encoded by the coding sequence ATGAATTATGAGGTTGTAAATTTAAAAGAAAAGAAAGTAGTAGGGGTAACTGCTAGGACAAAAAATTGTGATGATAATATGACGGAGATAATAGGATCACTGTGGCAAAATCTTTATGAAGGTGGAGTATATAATACTATTAAAAATAAATCAAATGATAAAGCAATAGGTATTTACTCTGATTATGAAAGTGATGTTAATAGCGAGTATAGTGTTACGGTAGGGTGTGAAGTTAGTGATGCAGAAAATATAGGTGAAGACACTATAGTAAAAGTTATTCCAGCTGGAAAATATGCTAAGTTTATTGTTCATGGACAAGTGCAACAAGCAGTTAATAACTTCTGGCAAGAGTTATGGAATATGAAATTAAATAGAAATTATAGATGTGATTTTGAGGAATATCAAAATTGTGATATGGAAAATGCAGAAATTCATATTTATATATCTGTTGATTAA
- a CDS encoding helix-turn-helix transcriptional regulator encodes MKIDRLFSIVNILVSKKSVTASELAEQFNVSVRTIYRDIEILSTNGIPICSAQGKGGGLSILDNYSIDKTILSDSEQKQVLMALQSVNATGQINVDDSFFKLRSLFRKNAIDWIEIDFSGWEQSKEDKENFEIIKDSIINSKAVYISYFSNKGERSERIVEPYKLIFKGYNWYIYGYCRKRKDMRFFKLTRIEKIEILKDTFVNTPPLNISYDMSPKEELIEVKLKVHISMASRVYDEFKNGKITLKNDEFYIIVSVPKTKWLYDYFLGFGNSLEILEPLGMREELKKKLEEIIKKYL; translated from the coding sequence ATGAAAATAGATAGGTTATTTTCTATTGTAAATATATTAGTTAGTAAAAAGAGTGTTACTGCTTCGGAATTAGCAGAACAATTTAATGTATCTGTTAGAACTATATACAGAGATATTGAGATATTATCTACAAATGGTATACCAATTTGTTCAGCTCAGGGTAAAGGTGGAGGGCTTTCTATTTTAGATAATTATTCTATAGATAAAACCATATTGTCTGATAGTGAGCAGAAACAAGTACTTATGGCATTACAAAGTGTAAATGCTACAGGACAGATAAATGTAGATGATTCTTTTTTTAAACTAAGAAGTTTATTTAGGAAGAATGCAATTGATTGGATTGAAATTGATTTTTCAGGTTGGGAGCAAAGTAAAGAGGATAAAGAAAATTTTGAAATTATTAAAGATAGTATTATTAATTCAAAGGCAGTATATATTTCTTATTTTAGCAACAAAGGTGAGAGGTCAGAGCGTATTGTAGAACCATATAAATTGATATTCAAGGGATATAATTGGTATATATATGGATATTGTAGAAAAAGAAAAGATATGCGATTTTTTAAATTAACAAGAATAGAAAAAATAGAAATTTTAAAAGATACCTTTGTAAATACACCACCATTAAATATTAGTTATGATATGTCACCAAAGGAAGAATTAATTGAAGTGAAGCTTAAAGTACATATTTCCATGGCTTCAAGGGTTTATGATGAGTTTAAAAATGGAAAAATAACTTTAAAAAATGATGAATTTTATATTATAGTAAGTGTTCCAAAAACTAAATGGTTATATGATTATTTTCTTGGTTTTGGAAACAGCCTTGAGATACTTGAACCATTAGGGATGAGAGAAGAGCTTAAGAAAAAATTAGAAGAAATTATAAAAAAATATTTATAA
- a CDS encoding NAD-dependent protein deacylase, which yields MSIEIDKLSDILKNSNNIVFFGGAGMSTESGIPDFRSANGLFNKKLNVTFTPEQLVSHSFYIRHPEEFFNFYKAKLIYPDAKPNSGHIALSKLEEMGKLKAIITQNIDGLHQAAGSKNVFELHGSVHRNYCTNCNAFYDSDFILKSKGVPTCTKCEGTVKPDVVLYEEGLDDNTITGAIKAISKADTLIIGGTSLVVYPAAGLIDYFRGKNLVLINKSATSADSKANLVINDSVGKVLNEAVNNL from the coding sequence ATGAGTATTGAAATAGATAAATTATCAGACATTTTAAAAAATAGTAATAACATAGTCTTTTTTGGTGGTGCAGGAATGTCAACTGAATCTGGAATACCTGATTTTAGAAGTGCTAATGGTTTATTTAACAAAAAACTTAATGTAACTTTTACCCCTGAACAATTAGTATCTCATAGCTTTTATATTAGACATCCTGAAGAATTTTTTAACTTCTATAAGGCTAAACTTATATACCCAGATGCTAAACCAAATAGCGGACATATCGCTTTATCTAAACTCGAAGAAATGGGTAAACTTAAAGCTATTATTACGCAAAATATTGATGGACTTCATCAAGCTGCTGGTTCTAAAAATGTTTTCGAACTACATGGATCTGTTCATAGAAATTATTGCACCAATTGTAATGCATTTTATGATTCAGACTTTATCCTAAAATCAAAAGGAGTTCCTACTTGCACAAAGTGTGAAGGAACTGTTAAACCAGATGTTGTTCTTTATGAAGAAGGATTAGATGATAATACTATCACTGGTGCAATTAAAGCAATATCTAAAGCTGATACCTTAATTATAGGAGGGACTTCATTAGTTGTTTATCCAGCGGCTGGATTAATTGATTATTTTAGAGGTAAAAATCTTGTACTTATAAATAAAAGTGCTACTTCAGCTGACTCAAAGGCTAATCTAGTTATTAATGATTCTGTTGGAAAAGTTTTAAATGAAGCTGTTAATAATTTATAA
- a CDS encoding lipoate--protein ligase has translation MNKVIISKEVDPAYNLALEEELLRNLKDNENILYLWQNDRTVVIGRNQNPYSECNLDYMKENNITLVRRISGGGTVFHDLGNLNFTFLTKEADANLEKQLKVIIDGIEKLGLVAEVSGRNDLLIDNKKFSGHAFYSEDGNYFHHGTIMIDINLNELSKALNPSKLKLQSKGIKSVRSRVINLKDLDKKIDSNIVKEALINGFLNVYGEFANIKEYSKKDYIPSHFQKYNDRKWNFGESPNYNITLERKFSIGNVEINLDIVNGIIKDCKIFTDSLMLVDLNKIQECLKGIEFNEEVVIEIIEGYM, from the coding sequence ATGAATAAAGTTATCATTTCAAAAGAAGTAGATCCAGCTTATAACTTAGCTTTAGAAGAAGAACTACTTAGAAATTTGAAAGATAATGAAAATATACTATATCTTTGGCAGAATGATAGAACTGTAGTTATAGGTAGAAATCAAAATCCATATTCTGAATGTAATTTAGATTATATGAAAGAAAATAATATTACATTAGTCAGAAGAATATCTGGTGGAGGAACAGTTTTCCATGACCTTGGAAATCTTAATTTTACCTTTTTAACTAAAGAAGCAGATGCGAATTTAGAAAAGCAGCTTAAAGTAATAATAGATGGAATTGAAAAATTAGGATTAGTTGCAGAAGTATCAGGAAGAAATGATTTGCTTATAGATAATAAGAAATTTTCTGGTCATGCATTTTATTCAGAGGATGGAAACTATTTTCATCATGGAACTATAATGATTGATATAAACTTAAATGAACTTTCTAAAGCATTAAATCCATCTAAATTAAAATTACAATCTAAGGGAATAAAGTCTGTTAGAAGTAGAGTTATTAATCTTAAGGATTTAGATAAAAAAATTGATTCTAATATTGTTAAGGAAGCTTTAATTAATGGATTTTTAAATGTATATGGAGAATTTGCAAATATAAAAGAATATAGCAAAAAAGATTACATTCCAAGCCATTTTCAAAAATATAATGATAGAAAGTGGAATTTTGGAGAAAGTCCTAATTACAATATAACTTTAGAAAGAAAATTTTCAATTGGAAATGTTGAGATTAATTTAGATATTGTTAATGGGATTATAAAGGATTGTAAAATATTCACTGATTCACTTATGTTAGTAGATTTAAACAAAATTCAAGAATGCCTAAAAGGGATTGAGTTTAATGAAGAAGTAGTAATTGAAATCATTGAAGGTTACATGTGA
- the lpdA gene encoding dihydrolipoyl dehydrogenase — translation MDIKLEKLSGHNKSAKVGKISVIEGEQVKKGHVLMQLETSKGNTPFKATFDFKIDKIKVSEGDEVEIGQTLFLATGENINVNSNTPKVDYFGSMLKGKKENVTADLTIIGGGPGGYVAAIYAAKKGLNTVIIEKENLGGTCLNVGCIPTKAFVKSSEVFHNALNSEEFGFTADNLQVDMKKVVKRKDDVKGRLVNGIEYLLEANGVRLIKGEASFLDNKNIIAKRGKDEYTIESKDIIIATGSKISKIDIKGIDMPFVLNSTTALNNEKLPESITIIGGGVIGMEFAFIYSNFGVKVNVVEYADRLLLMMDKDISEEIKDIATDKGINVYTRSKVTEIKKSEDGDAIVSFEKDGEEKLLVSENVLVAIGREPNIDGLNIENINLELNDNRRGIKVNSNLETNVEGVYAIGDVNNIMQLAHVASHQGMMAVDNILGENKEMSYDHVPNVIFTVPEIASVGMNEDKCLKEELNIKISKFPYSANGKALTMGEEKGFIKIIKDINNNKIVGASIIGADASSLISTLTLIIKNNISEEKICETIFAHPTTGEVIHESFLGLSIGAIHNHE, via the coding sequence ATGGATATAAAATTAGAAAAATTATCTGGACATAATAAGTCTGCTAAAGTAGGAAAAATTAGCGTGATTGAAGGAGAGCAAGTAAAAAAAGGGCATGTATTGATGCAATTAGAGACAAGCAAAGGAAATACACCTTTTAAAGCAACTTTTGATTTTAAAATAGATAAAATAAAAGTGTCTGAAGGTGATGAAGTTGAAATTGGACAAACATTATTTTTAGCGACTGGAGAAAATATAAATGTTAACAGTAATACTCCTAAGGTAGATTATTTTGGCTCTATGCTTAAGGGGAAGAAAGAAAACGTTACAGCTGATTTAACGATAATAGGGGGAGGTCCAGGAGGATACGTTGCAGCTATTTATGCAGCTAAAAAGGGATTAAATACTGTTATTATCGAGAAAGAAAATCTTGGAGGAACTTGTTTAAATGTAGGTTGTATTCCAACAAAAGCATTTGTAAAATCATCTGAGGTATTTCATAATGCATTAAATAGTGAGGAATTTGGATTCACTGCTGACAATTTACAAGTTGATATGAAAAAAGTAGTAAAAAGAAAAGATGATGTTAAAGGAAGACTTGTTAATGGAATAGAGTATCTTCTAGAAGCAAATGGTGTAAGGCTTATAAAAGGAGAAGCTTCTTTTTTAGATAATAAAAATATTATTGCTAAAAGGGGAAAAGATGAGTATACAATAGAGTCTAAAGATATAATTATAGCAACTGGATCTAAAATTTCAAAGATTGATATTAAAGGAATTGATATGCCATTTGTTTTAAATAGTACTACTGCATTAAACAATGAAAAATTACCTGAGTCTATAACAATAATTGGTGGTGGAGTTATAGGTATGGAATTTGCATTCATTTATTCTAACTTTGGAGTAAAAGTAAATGTAGTTGAATATGCAGATAGATTATTGCTAATGATGGATAAAGATATTTCAGAAGAGATAAAAGACATTGCAACTGATAAAGGAATTAATGTCTATACAAGATCAAAAGTTACAGAGATTAAAAAATCTGAAGATGGCGATGCTATCGTATCTTTTGAAAAAGATGGAGAAGAAAAATTATTAGTATCAGAAAATGTACTTGTAGCAATAGGAAGAGAGCCTAATATTGATGGATTAAATATTGAAAATATAAACCTTGAATTAAATGATAATAGAAGAGGAATTAAAGTTAATTCTAATTTAGAAACAAATGTTGAAGGTGTGTATGCTATAGGAGATGTTAATAATATAATGCAATTAGCACATGTTGCTTCACATCAAGGAATGATGGCTGTTGATAATATATTAGGAGAAAATAAAGAAATGAGCTATGATCATGTACCAAATGTAATTTTCACAGTACCAGAAATAGCATCAGTTGGAATGAATGAAGATAAGTGTTTAAAAGAAGAATTAAATATTAAGATAAGTAAATTCCCTTATTCAGCTAATGGTAAGGCTTTAACTATGGGAGAAGAAAAAGGATTTATAAAAATAATTAAAGATATTAACAATAATAAAATAGTTGGAGCATCTATTATTGGAGCAGATGCATCTTCATTAATTAGCACATTAACTTTAATTATTAAGAATAATATCAGTGAAGAGAAAATTTGTGAAACTATCTTCGCACATCCAACTACAGGTGAAGTAATACATGAAAGTTTCCTAGGATTATCTATTGGAGCTATACACAATCATGAATAA
- a CDS encoding carboxymuconolactone decarboxylase family protein, whose product MKKDVRGMLNDFMNGLNTLGETNGANVEAFMNLLGTNYGDGAISNKTKELISVGIATYNRCEYCIVFHAFKALEAGATREEIMEAAMVSVAFGGGPTMAYSVTLLKDSIDEFEKDFK is encoded by the coding sequence ATGAAAAAAGATGTTAGAGGAATGTTAAATGATTTTATGAATGGGTTAAATACGCTAGGAGAAACTAATGGTGCTAATGTTGAAGCATTTATGAATCTTCTTGGTACAAACTATGGAGATGGAGCTATTAGTAATAAGACAAAAGAATTAATTAGTGTTGGTATAGCTACATATAACAGATGTGAATATTGTATAGTATTCCATGCTTTTAAAGCTTTAGAAGCAGGAGCTACTAGAGAAGAAATAATGGAAGCCGCAATGGTTTCAGTTGCATTTGGTGGAGGCCCAACAATGGCTTATTCAGTAACATTATTAAAAGATTCAATTGATGAATTTGAAAAAGATTTTAAATAG